The nucleotide sequence CGCGCCTCCGGGCTGACGTTCGTGGCGGCGAAGTAGCAGGCGCCGTCGCTCTGCTCAGGTGTGGCGTCGATCGGGGTGCCGAGGTCCAGCTCCCGCCCGTCGCGGCCGACCAGCGTGAGGTCGACCGCCGCGCCCGCGACGTGCGGCGCGACCCCGACGGGTGCGACGAACCGGCTGGTCAGACGTTCGAGCTCGGCGAGGTCGTGGACGAGGGAGGGGTCGACGGCGGACAGCTCGGCGGCGTAGCGGGCGATGATCGCGCGCTGGTCGGCGATGCTGCGGTGCCCCTCGACCACCCGCAGCTCGACGCCGTCGGGCAGCCGGTCGCGGGCCAGGAGCAGCCGCTGGGCGAGCGACACCCGCACCCGCGCGCGGGCCGAGCCGAACGGTGCGGTGAGCTCGACCAGCGGCTCGCCCTCGTCCTCGACAGGGATCGCGGCGACTCGCGGGTCGGACAGGAGGATCGTCATGTCCATCACGCTAGGAATCGCGGCCGGTACCCGGCCTCCACCTGAGGTGCCGGACCGCTGTCCCCGAGGACGAGATCCCTGGCCCCGAGGTCCGGGGGCTGGTCAAGCCTCCCTGTCCTGGTCGATGCAGGTAGCGTCGGCGATCTCTGGGGGCAGGCGGATGTCGAACGGTCGCTCGTCGGAGACGGGGACGATCCAGGTGACCGTCATGCCGTCACCCTCTGGGATGTCTTCTCCTGCGGCCGCCTCCAGTACATCGGTGAGGTCGATGGTCACCTGCAGCGGCCCGCTGTCTGCCGGCAGCAGGACGTCGGCGATGGTCTCGATGTCCGCCATGGCGGACATGGCGTCCGGTGCGTCGAGGAAGCCGCCCTGCGGGCTGAGCCGAGCCGCCGGGATCGCCACTTCGTAGTGGCTGCCGTCTGGTGAGGTGGCCACGTGGCGTGGCTCGCCGCTCACGTGGTTCAGGACTCCGAGCGGCTCCGCCACCCGGAGGTCGGTCGCCTGGAAAGCCGGTGCGAGCACGGAATCGGACGAGAAGTCGGTCACATCGACCCAGTCCGTCCCACATGCATCGCGGAGGGCTGCGTTCCGCATGATCGTCACCGAGTCCGTGTAGACGAACTGGAGCATGCCGTTGCCGAGGCCGCCGGGCACAGAGTCCTCAGGGACCAGTCCTGCCGGGATGGTGAGGGTACGGTCGAGATAGGAAGCGTCGAGGTCGAACTCGACCGACTCCCGGATGGTGGCCGTGACGCCGCCGACTCTGATCTCAGTGAACTTTCGGTATGAACCGCGACGGGTCGCGAGGTGCGTCGCCACGTCGTCCCACGGCACGACGGACTGCGTCTGTGTGACGGCCGGGGGAGACGTGCTCGACTCGTCGGAAGATGCCTCGCCGTCGGTCGCCGAGTC is from Jiangella alkaliphila and encodes:
- a CDS encoding M15 family metallopeptidase, whose amino-acid sequence is MTILLSDPRVAAIPVEDEGEPLVELTAPFGSARARVRVSLAQRLLLARDRLPDGVELRVVEGHRSIADQRAIIARYAAELSAVDPSLVHDLAELERLTSRFVAPVGVAPHVAGAAVDLTLVGRDGRELDLGTPIDATPEQSDGACYFAATNVSPEARVYRALLADVLGSVGLVNYPTEWWHWSYGDRYWALTIGAPAALYGPIGAHLVAA